One genomic region from Oncorhynchus keta strain PuntledgeMale-10-30-2019 chromosome 33, Oket_V2, whole genome shotgun sequence encodes:
- the LOC127914603 gene encoding uncharacterized protein LOC127914603 isoform X26, whose protein sequence is MSIQVYSKFRSIQVYSKFRSIQVYSKFRSIQVYSKCRTIQVYSKCRSIQVYSKCRTIQVYSKFRSIQVYSKCRSIQVYSKFRSIQVYSKCRTIQVYSKFRSIQVYSKFRSIQVYSKCRTIQVYSKFRSIQVYSKFRSIQVYSIFRSIQVYSKCRSIQVYSKFRSIQVYSKFRSIQVYSKFWKIQVYSKFRSIQVYSKFRTIQVYSKFRSIQVYSKCRSIQVYSKFRSIQVYSKCRTIQVYSKFRSIQVYSKFRSIQVYSKCRTIQVYSKCRTIQVYSKFRSIQVYSKCRTIQVYSKFRSIQVYSKFRSIQVYSIFRSIQVYSKCRSIQVYSKFRSIQVYSKFRSIQVYSKFWKIQVYSKFRSIQVYSKFRTIQVYSKCRSIQVYSKCRSIQVYSKFRSIQVYSKCRTIQVYSKFRSIQVYSKFRSIQVYSKCRTIQVYSKCRTIQVYSKFRSIQVYSKCRTIQVYSKFRSIQVYSKFRSIQVYSIFRSIQVYSKCRSIQVYSKFRSIQVYSKFRSIQVYSKFWKIQVYSKFRSIQVYSKFRSIQVYSKFRSIQVYSKFWKIQVYSKFRSIQVYSKFRSIQVYSKFWKIQVYSKFRSIQVYSKFRSIQVYSTFRSIQVYSKFRSIQVYSKFRSIQVYSKFWKIQVYSKFRSIQVYSKFRSIQVYSTFRSIQVYSKFRSIQVYSKFRSIQVYSTFRSIQVYSKFRSIRSTVNLGQSRSTVHLGQSRSIVNLGQSGLQYI, encoded by the exons atgtcaaTCCAGGTCTACAGTAAATTTAGGTCAATCCAGGTCTACAGTAAATTTAGGTCAATCCAGGTCTACAGTAAATTTAGGTCAATCCAGGTCTACAGTAAATGTAGGACaatacaggtctacagtaaaTGTAGGTCAATCCAGGTCTACAGTAAATGTAGGACaatacaggtctacagtaaaTTTAGGTCAATCCAGGTCTACAGTAAATGTAGGTCAATCCAG GTCTACAGTAAATTTAGGTCAATCCAGGTCTACAGTAAATGTAGGACAATCCAGGTCTACAGTAAATTTAGGTCAATCCAGGTCTACAGTAAATTTAGGTCAATCCAGGTCTACAGTAAATGTAGGACAATCCAG gtctacagtaaaTTTAGGTCAATCCAGGTCTACAGTAAATTTAGGTCaatccaggtctacagtatatttagGTCAATCCAGGTCTACAGTAAATGTAGGTCAATCCAGGTCTACAGTAAATTTAGGTCAATCCAGGTCTACAGTAAATTTAGGTCAATTCAGGTCTACAGTAAATTTTGGAAAATCCAGGTCTACAGTAAATTTAGGTCAATCCAGGTCTACAGTAAATTTAGGACaatacaggtctacagtaaaTTTAGGTCAATCCAGGTCTACAGTAAATGTAGGTCAATCCAG GTCTACAGTAAATTTAGGTCAATCCAGGTCTACAGTAAATGTAGGACAATCCAGGTCTACAGTAAATTTAGGTCAATCCAGGTCTACAGTAAATTTAGGTCAATCCAGGTCTACAGTAAATGTAGGACAATCCAGGTCTACAGTAAATGTAGGACAATCCAGGTCTACAGTAAATTTAGGTCAATCCAGGTCTACAGTAAATGTAGGACaatacaggtctacagtaaaTTTAGGTCAATCCAGGTCTACAGTAAATTTAGGTCaatccaggtctacagtatatttagGTCAATCCAGGTCTACAGTAAATGTAGGTCAATCCAGGTCTACAGTAAATTTAGGTCAATCCAGGTCTACAGTAAATTTAGGTCAATTCAGGTCTACAGTAAATTTTGGAAAATCCAGGTCTACAGTAAATTTAGGTCAATCCAGGTCTACAGTAAATTTAGGACaatacaggtctacagtaaaTGTAGGTCAATCCAGGTCTACAGTAAATGTAGGTCAATCCAG GTCTACAGTAAATTTAGGTCAATCCAGGTCTACAGTAAATGTAGGACAATCCAGGTCTACAGTAAATTTAGGTCAATCCAGGTCTACAGTAAATTTAGGTCAATCCAGGTCTACAGTAAATGTAGGACAATCCAGGTCTACAGTAAATGTAGGACAATCCAGGTCTACAGTAAATTTAGGTCAATCCAGGTCTACAGTAAATGTAGGACaatacaggtctacagtaaaTTTAGGTCAATCCAGGTCTACAGTAAATTTAGGTCaatccaggtctacagtatatttagGTCAATCCAGGTCTACAGTAAATGTAGGTCAATCCAGGTCTACAGTAAATTTAGGTCAATCCAGGTCTACAGTAAATTTAGGTCAATTCAGGTCTACAGTAAATTTTGGAAAATCCAGGTCTACAGTAAATTTAGGTCAATCCAGGTCTACAGTAAATTTAGGTCAATCCAGGTCTACAGTAAATTTAGGTCAATCCAGGTCTACAGTAAATTTTGGAAAATCCAGGTCTACAGTAAATTTAGGTCAATCCAGGTCTACAGTAAATTTAGGTCAATCCAGGTCTACAGTAAATTTTGGaaaatacaggtctacagtaaaTTTAGGTCAATCCAGGTCTACAGTAAATTTAGGTCAATCCAGGTCTACAGTACATTTAGGTCAATCCAGGTCTACAGTAAATTTAGGTCAATCCAGGTCTACAGTAAATTTAGGTCAATCCAGGTCTACAGTAAATTTTGGAAAATCCAGGTCTACAGTAAATTTAGGTCAATCCAGGTCTACAGTAAATTTAGGTCAATCCAGGTCTACAGTACATTTAGGTCAATCCAG GTCTACAGTAAATTTAGGTCAATCCAGGTCTACAGTAAATTTAGGTCAATCCAGGTCTACAGTACATTTAGGTCAATCCAGGTCTATAGTAAATTTAGGTCAATCAGGTCTACAGTAAATTTAGGTCAATCCAGGTCTACAGTACATTTAGGTCAATCCAGGTCTATAGTAAATTTAGGTCAATCAGGTCTACAGTACATTTAG
- the LOC127914603 gene encoding uncharacterized protein LOC127914603 isoform X47 codes for MSIQVYSKFRSIQVYSKFRSIQVYSKFRSIQVYSKCRTIQVYSKCRSIQVYSKCRTIQVYSKFRSIQVYSKCRSIQVYSKFRSIQVYSKCRTIQVYSKFRSIQVYSKFRSIQVYSKCRTIQVYSKCRTIQVYSKFRSIQVYSKCRTIQVYSKFRSIQVYSKFRSIQVYSIFRSIQVYSKCRSIQVYSKFRSIQVYSKFRSIQVYSKFWKIQVYSKFRSIQVYSKFRTIQVYSKFRSIQVYSKCRSIQVYSKFRSIQVYSKCRTIQVYSKFRSIQVYSKFRSIQVYSKCRTIQVYSKCRTIQVYSKFRSIQVYSKCRTIQVYSKFRSIQVYSKFRSIQVYSIFRSIQVYSKCRSIQVYSKFRSIQVYSKFRSIQVYSKFWKIQVYSKFRSIQVYSKFRTIQVYSKCRSIQVYSKCRSIQVYSKFRSIQVYSKCRTIQVYSKFRSIQVYSKFRSIQVYSKCRTIQVYSKCRTIQVYSKFRSIQVYSKCRTIQVYSKFRSIQVYSKFRSIQVYSTFRSIQVYSKFRSIRSTVHLGQSRSTVNDRHWSKIVHLYTNDQYYV; via the exons atgtcaaTCCAGGTCTACAGTAAATTTAGGTCAATCCAGGTCTACAGTAAATTTAGGTCAATCCAGGTCTACAGTAAATTTAGGTCAATCCAGGTCTACAGTAAATGTAGGACaatacaggtctacagtaaaTGTAGGTCAATCCAGGTCTACAGTAAATGTAGGACaatacaggtctacagtaaaTTTAGGTCAATCCAGGTCTACAGTAAATGTAGGTCAATCCAG GTCTACAGTAAATTTAGGTCAATCCAGGTCTACAGTAAATGTAGGACAATCCAGGTCTACAGTAAATTTAGGTCAATCCAGGTCTACAGTAAATTTAGGTCAATCCAGGTCTACAGTAAATGTAGGACAATCCAGGTCTACAGTAAATGTAGGACAATCCAGGTCTACAGTAAATTTAGGTCAATCCAGGTCTACAGTAAATGTAGGACaatacaggtctacagtaaaTTTAGGTCAATCCAGGTCTACAGTAAATTTAGGTCaatccaggtctacagtatatttagGTCAATCCAGGTCTACAGTAAATGTAGGTCAATCCAGGTCTACAGTAAATTTAGGTCAATCCAGGTCTACAGTAAATTTAGGTCAATTCAGGTCTACAGTAAATTTTGGAAAATCCAGGTCTACAGTAAATTTAGGTCAATCCAGGTCTACAGTAAATTTAGGACaatacaggtctacagtaaaTTTAGGTCAATCCAGGTCTACAGTAAATGTAGGTCAATCCAG GTCTACAGTAAATTTAGGTCAATCCAGGTCTACAGTAAATGTAGGACAATCCAGGTCTACAGTAAATTTAGGTCAATCCAGGTCTACAGTAAATTTAGGTCAATCCAGGTCTACAGTAAATGTAGGACAATCCAGGTCTACAGTAAATGTAGGACAATCCAGGTCTACAGTAAATTTAGGTCAATCCAGGTCTACAGTAAATGTAGGACaatacaggtctacagtaaaTTTAGGTCAATCCAGGTCTACAGTAAATTTAGGTCaatccaggtctacagtatatttagGTCAATCCAGGTCTACAGTAAATGTAGGTCAATCCAGGTCTACAGTAAATTTAGGTCAATCCAGGTCTACAGTAAATTTAGGTCAATTCAGGTCTACAGTAAATTTTGGAAAATCCAGGTCTACAGTAAATTTAGGTCAATCCAGGTCTACAGTAAATTTAGGACaatacaggtctacagtaaaTGTAGGTCAATCCAGGTCTACAGTAAATGTAGGTCAATCCAG GTCTACAGTAAATTTAGGTCAATCCAGGTCTACAGTAAATGTAGGACAATCCAGGTCTACAGTAAATTTAGGTCAATCCAGGTCTACAGTAAATTTAGGTCAATCCAGGTCTACAGTAAATGTAGGACAATCCAGGTCTACAGTAAATGTAGGACAATCCAGGTCTACAGTAAATTTAGGTCAATCCAGGTCTACAGTAAATGTAGGACaatacaggtctacagtaaaTTTAGGTCAATCCAGGTCTACAGTAAATTTAGGTCaatccag GTCTACAGTACATTTAGGTCAATCCAGGTCTATAGTAAATTTAGGTCAATCAGGTCTACAGTACATTTAGGTCAATCCAGGTCTACAGTAAATGACAGACATTGGTCCAAGATAGTACATCTCTACACAAATGACCAGTATTATGTTTGA
- the LOC127914603 gene encoding uncharacterized protein LOC127914603 isoform X37 translates to MSIQVYSKFRSIQVYSKFRSIQVYSKFRSIQVYSKCRTIQVYSKCRSIQVYSKCRTIQVYSKFRSIQVYSKCRSIQVYSKFRSIQVYSKCRTIQVYSKFRSIQVYSKFRSIQVYSKCRTIQVYSKCRTIQVYSKFRSIQVYSKCRTIQVYSKFRSIQVYSKFRSIQVYSIFRSIQVYSKCRSIQVYSKFRSIQVYSKFRSIQVYSKFWKIQVYSKFRSIQVYSKFRTIQVYSKFRSIQVYSKCRSIQVYSKFRSIQVYSKCRTIQVYSKFRSIQVYSKFRSIQVYSKCRTIQVYSKCRTIQVYSKFRSIQVYSKCRTIQVYSKFRSIQVYSKFRSIQVYSIFRSIQVYSKCRSIQVYSKFRSIQVYSKFRSIQVYSKFWKIQVYSKFRSIQVYSKFRTIQVYSKCRSIQVYSKCRSIQVYSKFRSIQVYSKCRTIQVYSKFRSIQVYSKFRSIQVYSKCRTIQVYSKCRTIQVYSKFRSIQVYSKCRTIQVYSKFRSIQVYSKFRSIQVYSIFRSIQVYSKCRSIQVYSKFRSIQVYSKFRSIQVYSKFWKIQVYSKFRSIQVYSKFRSIQVYSKFRSIQVYSKFWKIQVYSKFRSIQVYSTFRSIQVYSKFRSIQVYSKFRSIQVYSTFRSIQVYSKFRSIRSTVNLGQSRSTVHLGQSRSIVNLGQSGLQYI, encoded by the exons atgtcaaTCCAGGTCTACAGTAAATTTAGGTCAATCCAGGTCTACAGTAAATTTAGGTCAATCCAGGTCTACAGTAAATTTAGGTCAATCCAGGTCTACAGTAAATGTAGGACaatacaggtctacagtaaaTGTAGGTCAATCCAGGTCTACAGTAAATGTAGGACaatacaggtctacagtaaaTTTAGGTCAATCCAGGTCTACAGTAAATGTAGGTCAATCCAG GTCTACAGTAAATTTAGGTCAATCCAGGTCTACAGTAAATGTAGGACAATCCAGGTCTACAGTAAATTTAGGTCAATCCAGGTCTACAGTAAATTTAGGTCAATCCAGGTCTACAGTAAATGTAGGACAATCCAGGTCTACAGTAAATGTAGGACAATCCAGGTCTACAGTAAATTTAGGTCAATCCAGGTCTACAGTAAATGTAGGACaatacaggtctacagtaaaTTTAGGTCAATCCAGGTCTACAGTAAATTTAGGTCaatccaggtctacagtatatttagGTCAATCCAGGTCTACAGTAAATGTAGGTCAATCCAGGTCTACAGTAAATTTAGGTCAATCCAGGTCTACAGTAAATTTAGGTCAATTCAGGTCTACAGTAAATTTTGGAAAATCCAGGTCTACAGTAAATTTAGGTCAATCCAGGTCTACAGTAAATTTAGGACaatacaggtctacagtaaaTTTAGGTCAATCCAGGTCTACAGTAAATGTAGGTCAATCCAG GTCTACAGTAAATTTAGGTCAATCCAGGTCTACAGTAAATGTAGGACAATCCAGGTCTACAGTAAATTTAGGTCAATCCAGGTCTACAGTAAATTTAGGTCAATCCAGGTCTACAGTAAATGTAGGACAATCCAGGTCTACAGTAAATGTAGGACAATCCAGGTCTACAGTAAATTTAGGTCAATCCAGGTCTACAGTAAATGTAGGACaatacaggtctacagtaaaTTTAGGTCAATCCAGGTCTACAGTAAATTTAGGTCaatccaggtctacagtatatttagGTCAATCCAGGTCTACAGTAAATGTAGGTCAATCCAGGTCTACAGTAAATTTAGGTCAATCCAGGTCTACAGTAAATTTAGGTCAATTCAGGTCTACAGTAAATTTTGGAAAATCCAGGTCTACAGTAAATTTAGGTCAATCCAGGTCTACAGTAAATTTAGGACaatacaggtctacagtaaaTGTAGGTCAATCCAGGTCTACAGTAAATGTAGGTCAATCCAG GTCTACAGTAAATTTAGGTCAATCCAGGTCTACAGTAAATGTAGGACAATCCAGGTCTACAGTAAATTTAGGTCAATCCAGGTCTACAGTAAATTTAGGTCAATCCAGGTCTACAGTAAATGTAGGACAATCCAGGTCTACAGTAAATGTAGGACAATCCAGGTCTACAGTAAATTTAGGTCAATCCAGGTCTACAGTAAATGTAGGACaatacaggtctacagtaaaTTTAGGTCAATCCAGGTCTACAGTAAATTTAGGTCaatccaggtctacagtatatttagGTCAATCCAGGTCTACAGTAAATGTAGGTCAATCCAGGTCTACAGTAAATTTAGGTCAATCCAGGTCTACAGTAAATTTAGGTCAATTCAGGTCTACAGTAAATTTTGGAAAATCCAGGTCTACAGTAAATTTAGGTCAATCCAGGTCTACAGTAAATTTAGGTCAATCCAGGTCTACAGTAAATTTAGGTCAATCCAGGTCTACAGTAAATTTTGGAAAATCCAGGTCTACAGTAAATTTAGGTCAATCCAG GTCTACAGTACATTTAGGTCAATCCAGGTCTACAGTAAATTTAGGTCAATCCAGGTCTACAGTAAATTTAGGTCAATCCAGGTCTACAGTACATTTAGGTCAATCCAGGTCTATAGTAAATTTAGGTCAATCAGGTCTACAGTAAATTTAGGTCAATCCAGGTCTACAGTACATTTAGGTCAATCCAGGTCTATAGTAAATTTAGGTCAATCAGGTCTACAGTACATTTAG
- the LOC127914603 gene encoding uncharacterized protein LOC127914603 isoform X39: MSIQVYSKFRSIQVYSKFRSIQVYSKFRSIQVYSKCRTIQVYSKCRSIQVYSKCRTIQVYSKFRSIQVYSKCRSIQVYSKFRSIQVYSKCRTIQVYSKFRSIQVYSKFRSIQVYSKCRTIQVYSKCRTIQVYSKFRSIQVYSKCRTIQVYSKFRSIQVYSKFRSIQVYSIFRSIQVYSKCRSIQVYSKFRSIQVYSKFRSIQVYSKFWKIQVYSKFRSIQVYSKFRTIQVYSKFRSIQVYSKCRSIQVYSKFRSIQVYSKCRTIQVYSKFRSIQVYSKFRSIQVYSKCRTIQVYSKCRTIQVYSKFRSIQVYSKCRTIQVYSKFRSIQVYSKFRSIQVYSIFRSIQVYSKCRSIQVYSKFRSIQVYSKFRSIQVYSKFWKIQVYSKFRSIQVYSKFRTIQVYSKCRSIQVYSKCRSIQVYSKFRSIQVYSKCRTIQVYSKFRSIQVYSKFRSIQVYSKCRTIQVYSKCRTIQVYSKFRSIQVYSKCRTIQVYSKFRSIQVYSKFRSIQVYSIFRSIQVYSKCRSIQVYSKFRSIQVYSKFRSIQVYSKFWKIQVYSKFRSIQVYSKFRSIQVYSKFRSIQVYSTFRSIQVYSKFRSIQVYSKFRSIQVYSTFRSIQVYSKFRSIRSTVNLGQSRSTVHLGQSRSIVNLGQSGLQYI; the protein is encoded by the exons atgtcaaTCCAGGTCTACAGTAAATTTAGGTCAATCCAGGTCTACAGTAAATTTAGGTCAATCCAGGTCTACAGTAAATTTAGGTCAATCCAGGTCTACAGTAAATGTAGGACaatacaggtctacagtaaaTGTAGGTCAATCCAGGTCTACAGTAAATGTAGGACaatacaggtctacagtaaaTTTAGGTCAATCCAGGTCTACAGTAAATGTAGGTCAATCCAG GTCTACAGTAAATTTAGGTCAATCCAGGTCTACAGTAAATGTAGGACAATCCAGGTCTACAGTAAATTTAGGTCAATCCAGGTCTACAGTAAATTTAGGTCAATCCAGGTCTACAGTAAATGTAGGACAATCCAGGTCTACAGTAAATGTAGGACAATCCAGGTCTACAGTAAATTTAGGTCAATCCAGGTCTACAGTAAATGTAGGACaatacaggtctacagtaaaTTTAGGTCAATCCAGGTCTACAGTAAATTTAGGTCaatccaggtctacagtatatttagGTCAATCCAGGTCTACAGTAAATGTAGGTCAATCCAGGTCTACAGTAAATTTAGGTCAATCCAGGTCTACAGTAAATTTAGGTCAATTCAGGTCTACAGTAAATTTTGGAAAATCCAGGTCTACAGTAAATTTAGGTCAATCCAGGTCTACAGTAAATTTAGGACaatacaggtctacagtaaaTTTAGGTCAATCCAGGTCTACAGTAAATGTAGGTCAATCCAG GTCTACAGTAAATTTAGGTCAATCCAGGTCTACAGTAAATGTAGGACAATCCAGGTCTACAGTAAATTTAGGTCAATCCAGGTCTACAGTAAATTTAGGTCAATCCAGGTCTACAGTAAATGTAGGACAATCCAGGTCTACAGTAAATGTAGGACAATCCAGGTCTACAGTAAATTTAGGTCAATCCAGGTCTACAGTAAATGTAGGACaatacaggtctacagtaaaTTTAGGTCAATCCAGGTCTACAGTAAATTTAGGTCaatccaggtctacagtatatttagGTCAATCCAGGTCTACAGTAAATGTAGGTCAATCCAGGTCTACAGTAAATTTAGGTCAATCCAGGTCTACAGTAAATTTAGGTCAATTCAGGTCTACAGTAAATTTTGGAAAATCCAGGTCTACAGTAAATTTAGGTCAATCCAGGTCTACAGTAAATTTAGGACaatacaggtctacagtaaaTGTAGGTCAATCCAGGTCTACAGTAAATGTAGGTCAATCCAG GTCTACAGTAAATTTAGGTCAATCCAGGTCTACAGTAAATGTAGGACAATCCAGGTCTACAGTAAATTTAGGTCAATCCAGGTCTACAGTAAATTTAGGTCAATCCAGGTCTACAGTAAATGTAGGACAATCCAGGTCTACAGTAAATGTAGGACAATCCAGGTCTACAGTAAATTTAGGTCAATCCAGGTCTACAGTAAATGTAGGACaatacaggtctacagtaaaTTTAGGTCAATCCAGGTCTACAGTAAATTTAGGTCaatccaggtctacagtatatttagGTCAATCCAGGTCTACAGTAAATGTAGGTCAATCCAGGTCTACAGTAAATTTAGGTCAATCCAGGTCTACAGTAAATTTAGGTCAATTCAGGTCTACAGTAAATTTTGGAAAATCCAGGTCTACAGTAAATTTAGGTCAATCCAGGTCTACAGTAAATTTAGGTCAATCCAGGTCTACAGTAAATTTAGGTCAATCCAG GTCTACAGTACATTTAGGTCAATCCAGGTCTACAGTAAATTTAGGTCAATCCAGGTCTACAGTAAATTTAGGTCAATCCAGGTCTACAGTACATTTAGGTCAATCCAGGTCTATAGTAAATTTAGGTCAATCAGGTCTACAGTAAATTTAGGTCAATCCAGGTCTACAGTACATTTAGGTCAATCCAGGTCTATAGTAAATTTAGGTCAATCAGGTCTACAGTACATTTAG
- the LOC127914603 gene encoding uncharacterized protein LOC127914603 isoform X2 → MSIQVYSKFRSIQVYSKFRSIQVYSKFRSIQVYSKCRTIQVYSKCRSIQVYSKCRTIQVYSKFRSIQVYSKCRSIQVYSKFRSIQVYSKCRTIQVYSKFRSIQVYSKFRSIQVYSKCRTIQVYSKCRTIQVYSKFRSIQVYSKCRTIQVYSKFRSIQVYSKFRSIQVYSIFRSIQVYSKCRSIQVYSKFRSIQVYSKFRSIQVYSKFWKIQVYSKFRSIQVYSKFRTIQVYSKFRSIQVYSKCRSIQVYSKFRSIQVYSKCRTIQVYSKFRSIQVYSKFRSIQVYSKCRTIQVYSKCRTIQVYSKFRSIQVYSKCRTIQVYSKFRSIQVYSKFRSIQVYSIFRSIQVYSKCRSIQVYSKFRSIQVYSKFRSIQVYSKFWKIQVYSKFRSIQVYSKFRTIQVYSKCRSIQVYSKCRSIQVYSKFRSIQVYSKCRTIQVYSKFRSIQVYSKFRSIQVYSKCRTIQVYSKCRTIQVYSKFRSIQVYSKCRTIQVYSKFRSIQVYSKFRSIQVYSIFRSIQVYSKCRSIQVYSKFRSIQVYSKFRSIQVYSKFWKIQVYSKFRSIQVYSKFRSIQVYSKFRSIQVYSKFWKIQVYSKFRSIQVYSKFRSIQVYSKFWKIQVYSKFRSIQVYSKFRSIQVYSTFRSIQVYSKFRSIQVYSKFRSIQVYSKFWKIQVYSKFRSIQVYSKFRSIQVYSKFRSIQVYSTFRSIQVYSKFRSIRSTVNLGQSRSTVHLGQSRSIVNLGQSGLQYI, encoded by the exons atgtcaaTCCAGGTCTACAGTAAATTTAGGTCAATCCAGGTCTACAGTAAATTTAGGTCAATCCAGGTCTACAGTAAATTTAGGTCAATCCAGGTCTACAGTAAATGTAGGACaatacaggtctacagtaaaTGTAGGTCAATCCAGGTCTACAGTAAATGTAGGACaatacaggtctacagtaaaTTTAGGTCAATCCAGGTCTACAGTAAATGTAGGTCAATCCAG GTCTACAGTAAATTTAGGTCAATCCAGGTCTACAGTAAATGTAGGACAATCCAGGTCTACAGTAAATTTAGGTCAATCCAGGTCTACAGTAAATTTAGGTCAATCCAGGTCTACAGTAAATGTAGGACAATCCAGGTCTACAGTAAATGTAGGACAATCCAGGTCTACAGTAAATTTAGGTCAATCCAGGTCTACAGTAAATGTAGGACaatacaggtctacagtaaaTTTAGGTCAATCCAGGTCTACAGTAAATTTAGGTCaatccaggtctacagtatatttagGTCAATCCAGGTCTACAGTAAATGTAGGTCAATCCAGGTCTACAGTAAATTTAGGTCAATCCAGGTCTACAGTAAATTTAGGTCAATTCAGGTCTACAGTAAATTTTGGAAAATCCAGGTCTACAGTAAATTTAGGTCAATCCAGGTCTACAGTAAATTTAGGACaatacaggtctacagtaaaTTTAGGTCAATCCAGGTCTACAGTAAATGTAGGTCAATCCAG GTCTACAGTAAATTTAGGTCAATCCAGGTCTACAGTAAATGTAGGACAATCCAGGTCTACAGTAAATTTAGGTCAATCCAGGTCTACAGTAAATTTAGGTCAATCCAGGTCTACAGTAAATGTAGGACAATCCAGGTCTACAGTAAATGTAGGACAATCCAGGTCTACAGTAAATTTAGGTCAATCCAGGTCTACAGTAAATGTAGGACaatacaggtctacagtaaaTTTAGGTCAATCCAGGTCTACAGTAAATTTAGGTCaatccaggtctacagtatatttagGTCAATCCAGGTCTACAGTAAATGTAGGTCAATCCAGGTCTACAGTAAATTTAGGTCAATCCAGGTCTACAGTAAATTTAGGTCAATTCAGGTCTACAGTAAATTTTGGAAAATCCAGGTCTACAGTAAATTTAGGTCAATCCAGGTCTACAGTAAATTTAGGACaatacaggtctacagtaaaTGTAGGTCAATCCAGGTCTACAGTAAATGTAGGTCAATCCAG GTCTACAGTAAATTTAGGTCAATCCAGGTCTACAGTAAATGTAGGACAATCCAGGTCTACAGTAAATTTAGGTCAATCCAGGTCTACAGTAAATTTAGGTCAATCCAGGTCTACAGTAAATGTAGGACAATCCAGGTCTACAGTAAATGTAGGACAATCCAGGTCTACAGTAAATTTAGGTCAATCCAGGTCTACAGTAAATGTAGGACaatacaggtctacagtaaaTTTAGGTCAATCCAGGTCTACAGTAAATTTAGGTCaatccaggtctacagtatatttagGTCAATCCAGGTCTACAGTAAATGTAGGTCAATCCAGGTCTACAGTAAATTTAGGTCAATCCAGGTCTACAGTAAATTTAGGTCAATTCAGGTCTACAGTAAATTTTGGAAAATCCAGGTCTACAGTAAATTTAGGTCAATCCAGGTCTACAGTAAATTTAGGTCAATCCAGGTCTACAGTAAATTTAGGTCAATCCAGGTCTACAGTAAATTTTGGAAAATCCAGGTCTACAGTAAATTTAGGTCAATCCAGGTCTACAGTAAATTTAGGTCAATCCAGGTCTACAGTAAATTTTGGaaaatacaggtctacagtaaaTTTAGGTCAATCCAGGTCTACAGTAAATTTAGGTCAATCCAGGTCTACAGTACATTTAGGTCAATCCAGGTCTACAGTAAATTTAGGTCAATCCAGGTCTACAGTAAATTTAGGTCAATCCAGGTCTACAGTAAATTTTGGAAAATCCAGGTCTACAGTAAATTTAGGTCAATCCAGGTCTACAGTAAATTTAGGTCAATCCAG GTCTACAGTAAATTTAGGTCAATCCAGGTCTACAGTACATTTAGGTCAATCCAGGTCTATAGTAAATTTAGGTCAATCAGGTCTACAGTAAATTTAGGTCAATCCAGGTCTACAGTACATTTAGGTCAATCCAGGTCTATAGTAAATTTAGGTCAATCAGGTCTACAGTACATTTAG